One window of the Crassaminicella thermophila genome contains the following:
- a CDS encoding SpoIIE family protein phosphatase → MSCFIDVAFDSINKYGEELCGDNVEVIRTEDGVIVVLADGLGSGVKANILATLTAKIAATMLMEGASIDETVDTIVHTLPVCSVRKLAYSTFTIIKVDNDGNVYTVEYDNPPFILVRKNKYYDVKRRNSIKINDRAIKESNFKLKQGDTLTVVSDGAIHAGVGAVLNLGWQWENVRDHLTRVVGKEKCSKNITKNLIEVCKNLYMGKPGDDTTVVTIKMREPEEIDMFTGPPKDSKNDAWIVKKLMEGKGKKIVCGGTAANIVARELKEELVVDMDIISPDVPPTAKIKGIDLVTEGVLTLSKAVEKIKEYVDTSIEENPIYNLNAKDGASKLAKMLIEDCTKLNLWVGKAVNPAHQNPDLPIDLSIKLKVVDELIDLMKKLGKQINLTYI, encoded by the coding sequence ATGAGTTGTTTTATAGATGTTGCCTTTGATAGTATTAATAAATATGGGGAAGAGCTGTGTGGAGATAATGTAGAAGTCATCCGAACAGAGGATGGGGTTATTGTTGTACTAGCAGATGGATTAGGAAGCGGTGTTAAAGCAAATATATTGGCAACCCTTACTGCAAAAATAGCAGCAACCATGTTGATGGAAGGAGCTAGCATTGATGAGACAGTAGATACAATTGTTCACACCTTACCAGTTTGCAGTGTAAGGAAGCTTGCTTATTCTACTTTTACTATCATAAAAGTTGATAATGATGGGAATGTCTATACGGTTGAATATGATAATCCACCCTTTATACTTGTTCGAAAAAATAAATATTATGATGTAAAAAGAAGAAATAGTATTAAGATAAATGATCGGGCTATAAAAGAAAGTAATTTTAAATTAAAGCAGGGAGATACATTAACTGTAGTAAGTGATGGAGCTATTCATGCGGGTGTAGGAGCTGTGCTTAACTTAGGTTGGCAGTGGGAAAATGTAAGAGATCATTTGACTCGGGTAGTTGGAAAAGAAAAGTGTTCAAAGAATATTACAAAAAATCTTATAGAAGTATGTAAAAACTTATATATGGGCAAACCAGGGGATGATACGACTGTAGTAACTATAAAAATGAGAGAACCTGAGGAAATAGATATGTTTACAGGACCTCCTAAGGATAGTAAAAATGATGCGTGGATTGTAAAAAAATTAATGGAAGGGAAAGGAAAAAAGATTGTCTGTGGAGGAACTGCTGCTAATATTGTAGCAAGGGAGTTAAAAGAAGAGTTAGTGGTAGATATGGATATTATTAGCCCTGATGTACCGCCTACAGCAAAAATAAAAGGAATTGACCTCGTTACAGAAGGAGTATTAACCCTAAGTAAAGCTGTTGAAAAAATAAAAGAATATGTAGATACTTCAATAGAAGAGAATCCAATATATAATCTAAATGCTAAAGATGGAGCATCGAAACTTGCAAAAATGTTGATTGAAGATTGTACTAAGCTTAATCTTTGGGTTGGAAAAGCAGTAAATCCTGCTCATCAAAATCCAGATTTACCTATTGATTTAAGTATAAAATTGAAGGTCGTAGATGAATTAATAGACTTAATGAAAAAATTAGGAAAACAAATAAACCTAACATATATATAG